From a region of the Ammospiza nelsoni isolate bAmmNel1 chromosome 26, bAmmNel1.pri, whole genome shotgun sequence genome:
- the CNP gene encoding 2',3'-cyclic-nucleotide 3'-phosphodiesterase, with the protein MNRGFSKKSHPFLPKIFRKMSTQSAKERPESLHFPFLDDEDTISTLKESKTFFILRGLPGSGKSTLAQAIHDRYKDACKVISVDHYKITPLIRSSIPEEYSKVDEDLVDYCKREISVIVLDDTHHERERLEQLFDIADKYRYKVIFAEPKTPWRLDCPQLKDKNQWKLSVEELKKMKPSLEKEFLPMYFGWFLSKRSSEILRKAGQAFLDELGSLKAFKKESKYFPSAIEDPKIKIDLTSYFVKRPPGVLHCTTKYTEFGKAAGAEEYAQQEAVKASYGKGFTLSISALFITTKTVGARIELSEQQLLLWPGDADKILPTDNLPRGSRAHITLGCANGVEAVQTGLDLLEFVKLEKAGNKGEQVGEIGGGKLLYFDNGMWMLVLLKKIDVRAIFSGYYGKGKLVPTQSTNKRGAAFSSCTII; encoded by the exons ATG AACAGAGGCTTCTCCAAGAAGAGTCACCCTTTCCTGcctaaaatatttagaaaaatgtcTACTCAATCAGCGAAAGAGAGACCTGAGAGTTTGCATTTCCCATTCCTGGACGATGAAGACACCATCTCCACGCTGAAAGAatccaaaacctttttcatcctCCGGGGCCTGCCTGGCAGCGGGAAATCCACCCTGGCCCAGGCCATCCACGATCGCTACAAAGACGCCTGCAAGGTCATCTCTGTCGATCACTATAAAATCACACCATTAATCAGGAGCTCCATTCCTGAAGAGTACTCCAAGGTGGATGAGGATCTAGTTGACTATTGCAAACGGGAGATCAGCGTCATTGTTTTGGATGACACCCACCACGAGCGGGAGCggctggagcagctctttgACATTGCTGACAAGTATCGCTACAAAGTCATCTTTGCCGAGCCCAAAACCCCCTGGCGCTTGGATTGCCCCCAGCTCAAGGACAAGAACCAGTGGAAACTGTCTGTGGAAGAGCTGAAGAAGATGAAGCCAAGCTTAGAGAAGGAATTCCTGCCCATGtattttgggtggtttttgaGCAAAAGAAGTTCGGAGATCCTGAGGAAGGCTGGCCAGGCATTCTTGGATGAGCTTGGGAGTCTCAAAGCCTTCAAAAAGGAGAGTAAATACT TTCCTTCTGCTATCGAAGatcccaaaataaaaatagatctCACCAGCTACTTTGTGAAGAGGCCACCTGGGGTCCTGCACTGCACCACGAAATACACAGAgtttggaaaagcagctggagcCGAGGAATACGCGCAGCAGGAA gctgtgaaGGCTTCCTATGGCAAAGGCTTCACCCTGTCCATCTCTGCCCTGTTCATCACCACAAAGACTGTCGGGGCTCGCATCGAGCTGAgcgagcagcagctgctgctgtggccggGGGATGCTGACAAGATCCTGCCCACGGACAACCTGCCCCGGGGCAGCCGTGCCCACATCACCCTGGGCTGCGCCAACGGCGTCGAGGCCGTCCAGACCGGGCTCGACCTGCTGGAGTTTGtcaagctggaaaaggcagggaACAAAGGGGAGCAAGTGGGGGAAATTGGAGGAGGGAAACTGCTGTATTTTGATAATGGGATGTGGATGCTCGTGCTG